The genomic region tactgacataaagttatatatcaacattgaatcaatatccataaagatgtgaaattgtatatacagggggaatacaaaagtttaaaaaaaaacaacaacaaaaaaacatatattccACATATAAAggatgtggaatatacaatgtaattgacagaatgaaagtacattacaaaaatttttgataatgggttaagaacccGAGTCCGCATTTATAtcaatgtatatttatacatttatattaatgtatatgcttgtgatctgtgtatttttaaCTTTGCTATAGCAGTAGTTTATAAAGCAAGTACTGCCACATTAACACaatcaaaaaaacaacaactttttaaaGTGCTCCGCCACTACCCGGTCTGCtcgcccctagaaacggccctgcgTAAGTGTGTCCTTGTCCTAAGAATAGCGCAAAATCTGGTATTAGAAGTGGATGATAAAAAAAGGTTTACTAGAGAAGCTTAACGTGGCTGACATTTTAGGGTGTTCTTTTATCTCTCATATTACAAATGGTAAATTAAGTAGAGACCTGGggttctatttatcaagctgtcaaccgcaaatacgtcagaattccgcagcgtaattgttgcaagcgtgatccgacctagttataaaAGCCTActgaccggcaaatgttgaaatttgtgacgtaacatacaatctgccggtctcaatccgatacagatcgatgcttacgtcattacagatgttccgaatacacattcggctctatttgacgccttttcccagttatcaaacttttaacaggtacgctcgcagcttttccgacacagcgtacctggatttcaatccgccaccctggaggccgcggatgccatagaaatcagtgggagtctgaaagcaccgaaagcttatgttcgatgctgccggataccccattgatttctatggttgaaaacaagttacgtttatacctaacaccctaacataaaccctgagtctaaacacccctaatctgccacccccgacatcgccgtcacgtaaataaaatgtattaacccctattctgccgctccccgacaccgccgccactaaataaacttattaaaccctaaacccctggcctcccacatcactaccactaactaaacctattaacccctaaaccgccagccccccacatcgccataaactaaattaagctattaaaccctaaacctaacaacccgctaactttaaattaaaattacaacatccctatcttaataatacaaaaattaattatattttcCATTGCTTTTTATTTCTCATAGATTTTcatgcagaaaaaataaaaaaataattaaaaaaactattacaattatttttgttttgcagATACTTCTCAAGCGACCCCTGAATTTAGAACACAAGCCTGTGATTGTGACTATCACCCTGGAGGGTGCACCATTAGCCACGTACCCCCTGCCGGCAAGGCCTGCCATTGTACATACAAAGGAGCCTGGACATGCGGTGGAGAAGTTAGAGATTGTGCACAACATGATGCTCATTTTTGCAAAAACCCAGACTACAACCTGCAAACCTGTCTGCAGGGGGGTGGGGACTGTGATGCCTACCCTGAGAGATGTGACTGCAACTATCACCCTGGAGGCTGCAGAATTGCTGTGACATCCCCCTCAAATACTGCCTGTAAATGTATCTACAAGGGAGCCTGGACGTGTGGAGCCAAAATTGTGAGATGCAAAGATCCCAACAATGAGAAATGCAAAAATCCTGATTCGTCGAAAGAGTCTTGTTTGCAAGGAGGCGGCGACTGTGACGCATATTAATCAAACGACTAAAGCTTGGATGTGAAAATCATTTAAACGTTTCCATGTTAAAAAATAATTCATTCAATCATTTAATAAAGTAATTCACAAAACTGTAACCAAGGGTTGTGCTTTTACTAAAAAGACCTGAGAGGCACAGTTTATCACAAATTATTAATGTGAATAAACACATTTAATCTTTGTAATATAAAAATGACTTAAATTATTGCAAAAAGTTTAAGGGCTGATTCAAACAGAAAAATAAGGAAAAACCTAATCTGCCACCATCCCATGCTTTTGTGACATCACCCAGTGTAACTGATCTTTAATTACATCACACATGACATAATCTGTGACATCAGCATTTACATTCCTCTTTTGATGCTGTTGTCAAATAACATTTTAATGGCACCATTTCAATACATTTTtaagggctgatttatcaatgtctggcggacatgatcctctgtagcggtTCATGTCTGCCaggcatcactgaatgccgacagcatacgctgtcggcatttaacattgcacaagcagttctggtgaactgcttgtgcaatgccgccatagTGTCtatggcagtgctttccaaactgtatgTTGTGACACATtaatgtgtcggcagcagtgtgtaagtgtgtcccagcttcagcacaatttttttttttatttgattttggtttccgactttacgCCTGCCtgttatgcatatcacatggttgacacgtgattgatacctagtgggtcacagatcatcttaacctattggtgcagctcagctggaactaaaactattcccattggcagcacattcTCTCCTGACTGCAAgtctgcacgtgtagtctcctcaatcggcttgtgattgcatgtgtagttagtgagtgggtcagcagtgtgtttgcagtgcaggcagtagtcagtcgtactcgtagagctctgagggcggcagcttaaacgctgagctgaagtcagaagtcaaagtggttttttttttgcagctagctcccagtctcctgctcttgatatatggatagaaagtttaaagttttagtggaagcttaaaaatgtttgatgataaaatgcgagtgtctttatctaatattccaccaaatattcagaaactgtgttcatcccatcaacctcatacatcccattaaaatattaagtagctattggtgatattacattttttttaattcttgcacatacatactgttacttgtaaatacattttgttattatatcatttatttatgtgtccgtatatcttaaaacaaattagtttaacctcctgtttgctagtacaactgaattactgtgtcgcgaaatgatgtaggtctaaaaagtgtcaccaacatgaaaagtttgggtAGGTCTGGTCTATGGGGTCAATTTTTCAAGCTTCGTACGTAGCTTGATGCCCCCtgaaagctcgccggaaacaggagttatgaaccTGTTagcctactctgaggcggcggacagaaattaacctgatcgaatatgatcgggttgattgacaccccctgctagcggctgattggcagctaatctgcaggaggcggcattttaccagcagttcacaagaactgctggtgcaatgataaatgctgacagcctatgctgtcggcatttatcgatgtgcagctgacatgacacgctacattgtatcatgtccgtccgcactttaataaatatacccctataaattaatgggagctgccatgttgtaacttaggttacctactctgcagtggccaattagggacagttataaatagattgctagagtgtacagccaatggctgtgtggaacataatAGTGCTTGCATTtccatggaattacaggaaaagggagcaaaataaataatgaaagtatattggagagttgtttttatttatacagtttatcattttatattaccatctcaaagtgtttaatgtccctttaacagttacattggggccgatacgggggttgttaaatcggccccttagtatacAAATtgtgtataatataaaaaaaatacattttaaaaatcataCCAATCACTTAACTTATCGCTGATTATGATTTAATAATAAGTAAaactttacaaaaacacacccagatgggctatttaaatggatcatctacaaaacatttagaaaacatttagaaaaataaaaatctagtgtataatgtccctttaattacccccTGTATCCTGTTGAACCAGAAGCAGATAATAAAGCCAGTGGTCCCATAAGTCTGAATGTTTTAGACATTTTTAATACAGGTTTGTAAATAGCAGAGAAGACCCCTGACATGCCAACATCATGAGGCCTTTATGACACCTCCCCCCAATAAGACAAACAAAGGGAGGTGGCACACAAGCCTTCCTTTGATCTGATAACCCCATTCCCACACAAATTACACATAGTGGTTTTGTCATCAGGATGCTCTCCATTTAAATATGATACACAATTTTCTTGGTCCAGTTGGTTTAACTagcttgttctgtctcatgggtgttagtaccagaacacTCTGCCCCATCTTATActctccctctctggcagtagaatCCTGCAACTGCTCAGGTATGAATTTGGTATTGGCAGCTCTGacttttgcaggtacctcccccactAAGGCTTGCATCTTGTCCCTGAAATGTAAACCTTACCGTGTTACAGGTGAGTCTGTGCTGCCCAACTCTATGTCACACCCTCTGAACCTTTTGTGTGTTGGTTGCTGGTGAGTAACTAACCTGGGATCTTACCCCTCCACCTAAATGGAATATAACTTCATTATTTTGCTgtcctttgatgaagagcatatgtaaataaactatgtagctgctgattgatggctgcacatagatgactcatgtgattggtttataatgttcattgctatttctactaaaaaggatatctgaagaatactAACAGTACAAATTGAAATGTTGCTTGACATTGTCTTGTGTATCTGCAGAATAACATTTACATATATgagttttatattaaatattaatattaaatgactaatgcttcacattacatgttatattattgatcataataataatatattgactatatatatatatatatatatatatatatatatatatatatatatatatatatatatatatatatatatatactggtatgaATAAATAAAGAGAGATGAAAGACAACATTGCTtgctttaaaacaaaatatattgatggacatgtaaatatgtttgaaataaaaaaagacatgacactgatatttatacatatatatatatatatatatatatatatatatatacacacctatttatatatatatatatatatatatatatatatatgtacacaagtatattcaaagatatatgtacaatggtataaataaatttggAATAAGGAGACTAAAATTTCTTCATTTGATagacattcagggtagatcatttaATACATAAGGATAtccacaacatcgatgactcttatttatcaacagtccgatgctaatcACGCCAGACTTGACGTGCCTGTTTTTGACAGACCTGTTGATAaatgattggaggaagcgggaTTCATCATCGATAAGCA from Bombina bombina isolate aBomBom1 chromosome 2, aBomBom1.pri, whole genome shotgun sequence harbors:
- the LOC128648524 gene encoding uncharacterized protein LOC128648524 isoform X2 encodes the protein MKLFLLCLAVGCLSADHGDHGTQHHDTDNKREISLLLQNTNGILESLNEILSGIPHFVSSLVNKLHPDTSQATPEFRTQACDCDYHPGGCTISHVPPAGKACHCTYKGAWTCGGEVRDCAQHDAHFCKNPDYNLQTCLQGGGDCDAYPERCDCNYHPGGCRIAVTSPSNTACKCIYKGAWTCGAKIVRCKDPNNEKCKNPDSSKESCLQGGGDCDAY
- the LOC128648524 gene encoding uncharacterized protein LOC128648524 isoform X1: MLQIDLLYFETMKLFLLCLAVGCLSADHGDHGTQHHDTDNKREISLLLQNTNGILESLNEILSGIPHFVSSLVNKLHPDTSQATPEFRTQACDCDYHPGGCTISHVPPAGKACHCTYKGAWTCGGEVRDCAQHDAHFCKNPDYNLQTCLQGGGDCDAYPERCDCNYHPGGCRIAVTSPSNTACKCIYKGAWTCGAKIVRCKDPNNEKCKNPDSSKESCLQGGGDCDAY